From Vigna angularis cultivar LongXiaoDou No.4 chromosome 11, ASM1680809v1, whole genome shotgun sequence:
ttatctCTTTCACGTCCAAACAAAAGGGCGCCattaaatatttagttaaattaAGATTCGAGtcctgaaaataaaaatttaaactggCAATGAAGTTTGCTAACAGCAATATATAAGATGAAATGAACATTACataatgaaagaaagagagatgTTCTTATGTTACAGAGTTCAAAGGAATGAACAACAGAAACACAAGCAAATGCTAGAGAAAGAACAGAGGAATGAGAAGAAACATAAGCAGAGAGAAAGGCATCCCAGTTCAATTAATAATCAGTGACGGGGAGCTGTTCATGAGTGTTTTGGGTGATGAACAAAATCTCGTAGACAACAGCAGCAATGGCAGCACCGGCGAATGGGCCGACCCAATAAACCCAATGGTTAGCCCAAGTCCAACTGACAACAGCAGGCCCAAAAGATACAGCAGGGTTCATGGATGCACCGTCAAAAGCACCACCGGCTAAGATGTTAGCACCAACTATGAAACCAATAGCAATGGGAGCAATTATGCCAATGTCACCCTTCTTTGGATCCACTGCAGTTGCGTACACCGTGTAAACCAAACCAAAAGTCATCACAATCTCAAACACCAGAGCGTTCCCTGCTCCAACACCGGAAGAAAGTGCAAATGCAGATGTTTCCTACAATGTAACacacaaaacataaatttaacaCAAGTACGAATGATGTTGAGGAAAGTGAGGTTGTTTATGTTATGTTATGGTGTGTACCATTCCACCAGTGGCAAATTTAAGGAGCAAGCAAGCAACCACAGAGCCAAGCAACTGAGCAATCCAGTACAAAATGCTTCTGAAGAGAGTAATGTGGCCTCCGACAAAGGCACCGAAAGTGACAGCAGGGTTCACATGACCACCAGAAATGTTTGCACCAACTGAGACAGCAACAAAAAGTGCAAATGCATGTGACAGTGACGCTGCCACTAACCCTGCTGGTGTTGCTGAACCATTGTTTGTCAGCTTATCTGCCAAACCATAACAACTTAGGTCTTAGAAGATAACcaccaaatatatataaactatgaTACTGTTATATTGTTCTTACTGCTACATGCATGTTCAAAGCAACACAAAGTTTAATAACCAAAGAGAAGGTGCTTACTAAAAGCCATGCCAGAGCCTTCCCCGGCAAAAACGAAAATGAGCATTGAGATGAACTCGGCAAGAGCAGCCTTAAGCGCGTCCGCATGGCTCAACTCCGAAGAATTTCCAACGGCAATTCTAGAAATCggcattttcttcttcttctctctgaTTCTATGTTTTTGTGAGTTTGGAATGGAAGAGAAGAGAATGAATGCCTTAACTTGAATGATGTAGTTCGTTGTGAATTTTTGTGGAGTGGTCAAGGTTGTTTTATAGTACTACAAAACACAGTGTTAGCGAAGTTTAAGGCACGAGGAACAAAATGTTAAGGTAAAAGAAGGAAATTCAAAGTTTTGCCACCTGTCTATTGTCTAGGGTGGCGGAGGGAGGAGCCTCCCGGTTGCTCTTGTGATGACACGTGTACAAGATGATTTGGACCGGTCACTGGACACCGACCAATTGCGTATGCGTTGTGGGCCCTTCAATCAATTGGCAGCTTTTGGACCAAACCTACCCTTTGAATTTTTACTGGGCGGTGATGTGGACCGGCCCAATAATGTTGgattcattattattcatcattATTAGCTCACTCTCTAAAGTAACCTTGTCAACTGATTTGTTTTGCAAACAAAAAACTTGATTATTATTAATACCTGTAATGGGTGTGTGAAATTCAGTCAATGAATTTATTTAGGTGGATTGGTTCATACGCATacaattatttcttcttttcaaGAATGGGAAATGAGTCAAATACAAGTGTAATTGATTTATCTAGCAACTTGTTGTGAAGTTGGAGTTGTGCCAGATTGGTTTCAAGCTGTGGGATGGAAAAATTGATTAGGTTGAACATTATTAAGAGCTGAAATATTGCTCTGAAGAGGCAAATATGAAGGGAGTATTCAATTATATGTGAGCCTACCAATATGATGCATGAGGAGCCACAAGTATTTTCAAACATTCCTGACCTACAGCctttaaattatcttaattttttagcTTATCTCATTCTTTCTTTATTGTTATGGTCGGCTTAAAGGACCAAACTTTGAAACCAAGcttgcattttctttttctggtctGCCAATACTGAGAGAAGAAAACTATTACAAAATTATGTCGCAACTTGGAGGCAGCCAGCAACTCCCCTAacgtatgtatatgtatgtacgAATTATCTCTAAGGATTAAAGTAGATTTGTATTTTAGGATGAACGGTCTCAAAAGTatctaatgttttatttttaattaatcacAGTTTTCTGTGATGATCATAAATAGGTTTTCGTTGATATACTACTGTATATTTATAGTATAATGTTgtaaattatttagaaaaatagtaAACTGTTCATTTAGTATTTAGAATTTACTcgatattaatttaattattagtaattttatCATATCAAATAAGTCCATCAAAGAATTGTTTAAATGTCTAAAGctaatttttcaatatataagcATGACCTTTCAGTTAAgttacttataattaaaatggCTGTGAGTAATACTCATGATAGCTTTAGAGACGAAAACGTATAGACAAGGGAAATGTAAAACTTACCTTTCTTTCACTCCATATATTTTCACATATCATAGAACTAAAGCCGTATTCATGATAGCTAGTGAGTGGTCATACTTGATTAAGCTTAAACTAACCTTACGCATGAAGATAATTGGAAATTTCCGAACGAGTTTGTAAATTCAAATGCAGACTTCcattatacatttaaaaatataattaagaactaaaaaaacaattagGCTTAATCTCTCAATTTCGAAAAATAATTTGaacattcaaattatattaaaagctaacaacaataataaaaaacaataatttgattttctcgaatttattgtttaaagattaaaaacagTTTTTGAAAACCATAATTTTAAGAATCATAACCTAATTCGCagattaaaacataatttattcaaattcgCACGTCCTTAATTTGGATTCTACATCCCAGATAGATACCCCGCCAAGGGATTCATCCTAACAGATAATAAGAAGACGAACAAAGAACTAAGTGAAAAAATCAGAATTGAATGCACAGCATGTTTTTCAGATAAAGGCTGCTGAGTATTTCATAATTGCTTAGTATGGATTCCTCAATCACATTAAGTAAATAACTGAAATGGAAATGTATACAACGTCTTCATTTATTACAATTTGTAAAACTTAAACAAGAAAAGCTCTCTTCAGACATCTAATACGATGTGCAAAGGCGGTGCAAATCTTCCATTCCGAAATCACCTGGAAATATTACAAACAGCATAAATTTTCCATGCAAAGACTTCGTGAAAATTTTAGAGCAGAGTATGTTCAGAACATGATCTCCTGACATAAATGGTTTGGGAAAACTACGGTATAGTATTAAAAGCTGCTGAAAAGCAAACTACAGAAAGTCCCAAAAACATACACGATTGATAAAACTATTTTCCCTTAGGTGTTAGCAATCGAGCATCATTGTAAGAACAAAAACTCCAAGGTCCCAATAATTATCACATTAAAGTAATCATAGAGTGCATCCATTCATCAGAACTGCTTGTTATGAACTACTCAAGCACGTTTAAGTAaacaaccaaaatgaaaatagGAACACGGAGAGAGTGTGCAACATCTCTTTTATTACAATTtgtaaaactaaaacaaacaaaGCTCACTGAACACATCCAATACAATGTGCAAATCTTCCATTCCAAAGTCACCTGAAAAGATAGGTATAGCATGGCATCCTATTAATTGAATCTACAAATTTATGTGTGAATATGATTAAGAGATAACACGACAAACAATTGCCAAGATTGCAAGAAGTGGTTCAAACATCAAAGTCCATtgcaaaataagataaaaaatatttgtagagATGTTTAACATTCGGTTCCTCGGTAAGGTTAGCAACAACTAAGCAAACCCAATATCATGAAAAACCATTCatattattgaaattaattCTTAGATCATCGCCTGAAATTCCAAACCTAAAACACCTCATGatctttcaaaaaaatataatatcacaCTTTGATCTTCACCGGAATCATGTTTCAGTAACAACTCATTAAATAAACCGCGCATTAAATAATTCACATCCATCAACTTGAAAATTGCATACACTTAGGCACATCCACAATAtaagatttgaattttgaatgacaGTCAAGTTTAAGGGCCATCACACTTTTAGTACATCAACAGAGCCACATCAATGAAACTAAAGCAGAGGATAGACAGTAATGAGCAGAGGATAGACAGTAATGCAACATATAAAGAAATGGGACTAAGAAAGAGGATGAAAATGAGTATGAGAAGCTTTGAACTGCTGTAATAGTTCATAACGTGTTTTATATCAAATCAACCACGTCAATTGAACAAATATCATGACTGCGTGGGCCAGATTATGCATACTTTAAACCACAGATGCTCTCATTTTACCAGAATTCATGAACATTTTTACCAAACTGATTGGTCGGGAAAAAAATTATAGCTAAAAAACTAGAATGTCCAATTTCCGGCACACGAAGAATCTGGTATATTGCATCAGATATGTGCATTGAACTCCAAcgagttaaaattaaatatcaaaaatcGAATACACGAGAAGCGCATTTgtataaaaagaagaaaataaaaaagggcAAAACGTGTGAGAAAAAATCTAGGGTTTGGTGGGAGGAGCGTTACCTCTTGTGTGCCTGGacgaattttgaatttttggcGTCCTCCTCTGCGGAAAATGAAACCATGGGAAATAagattcaaaacaaaaatcaaatttcagggaaaaaaaaaagaggattggggatgagaaaagaagaaagtggaTTTACCAGTTAGGCCAAGAGAAAATTTGGTGATCACAGTTCCGGTGACGGCGAATCCGACCAGGAAGGGCCAATTTCGCTTCCATTCCCGCTTGAAGAAAACAGACCAAGGATCGAACAGACGCATTTTTTCTTcgcttctctttctcttcctttcacTCTCTGCTCCACTCCAACATCTAATACCTGCTATTCTCTTCCGCTATTGCCTCACCCTCAAACCCAACGGGCTTTGCTAGGCCCAACACTCTTTAGTGGGCTTGTTATCGGGACCAATCAAAATTACCTGTTTTAGAAATTTTCCTTAATAAACTTACTATAATTTCTGGAATATGATTTCTGGAACAAATTACCAAAATAAGATTTCTAAAGTAGGGTTTTCCAAATGAAATTTCCGACATGAAATGCATTCAAAATAAGTTTACTACAATAGGATTTCCAACTCTTTTTGAAATGGAATTTTCTGAAATGATCTTTTTTCTACAACACTTCCCTCTCTTAGGGTGTGTTTAGTTGGAGGTAATGGGGGAAGAGTGATtggaggagagtgattgagtggatttgagaggatttgagggtgatttttttgtgtgtttatttgagtggatttgaaggtaattgagagtgaattttgggttgaagtttgtgagaattagtgtaggatttgattgatgtgacaattttaaaaaattagtttaattaataaaaattgaagattaccaaaatacccctaattattaaaataatataaaatgttatatttaattataaaaatatttataaagaaaaaaaatttaacattaattttgaaaatatacaaaaattataacttaGTAAATAAGCTCTTCTTTTCCATGGCAACCAGAAAAGACAAAGCCATAGgcattaaattaaaaaccacATGTAGCTGCGTGGCAGTGTGGAAACACAATCGCATCACATACAGGGATGAAGAGAAGAAGCGGAAGAGATATCTTCCATGGTGCTGTTTAAGATGAAGGAGGTTGCCGAAACCTATCTGGGTTCAAGCGATGATCACTGTCCCTGCTTATTTTAGCAACATGCAGAGACAAGTAAGGACACATATGACATTTCACATAAAATCCCTCCAAATCTTCGCAATACAGCGAGATGATTGAAATTGGCATATCCCGCAAATCAGCACAATCTCTTCCTCGCATATCCATCAAAACGAACACCTTCCATCTCGCAAATCATTCCTCACAATCTCTCTTCAACAGTGTTTACTCCTCATCCGAACACAGCCTTATTTTTGTATCCtcaaatattgtttataattgtaattttaaaaatatactgtCTAATACAAATGACaagaaaattgatttcattTAAATGAAGTATcgaatatattaattaattagacTTGATATATAAAGATTAACTCTTATATTACATACTGATATTAGACTCCTAATGATCCATATTATACTTAGAAACAAATCAAGAAGAGTGTAACAAAGAAGattaattacttaaattttatgagaaaaagaaaagtgatcCCAACtactatttaattattgtaaGACACAAATAAGGCATCATGGTTATAAAAAAAACAGTGAAGAACATCTTTAGCTCTCTTGTTCCGCTGTAATCATTAATCTTCCTCGTGGTCTTAATTCCACCGTTTGTAGTTTAACTAATAATCATACTTCTTTACAATTGAAAAATTTGTCCCGAATTCCATAAGAATATTCAAAGGCTGAATAATGATTAATGAGGGGAACAAAAGTGTCTATTTATCTCATCCTCCAAGATTATGATCTACCTTGTTCGTTGCTGTCTTTCTTTTCTTGGTTTTGTCTCCCTTGATTCCATTTTTTACCTTTACAAAACATTGCGAATAATCATCCCCATGCAATCGCACACTTGTTGAAATGATTATGACGGAGCTTTTGTTCAAACTCCTCCACTCAATAACGATTTTCATTAAATAGTGTAGATTTTGACTAATGAAGCGCCTGAAATCATTACAATTGAAATTACTCTCCACTTGTTGGTTCATCATTGACTTCTGCTAATTATTTCTTCACCGGAGCCCTCTTCACCCTTTTTACAAATCCCTTCTCTATACAtagagagaggaagaagaaaaaaactcaGTTTGTCTTATCCAATTacatgataatattttatagatAAAGAAATCTTATAATATGAAAGTTTGTTCAGTATGAGAATCTTAGtctatgattaaaaaaaaacgaTAGGATAGTTGAGTAGTGAAACTAAAATAGagttaacattaaaaatgattagGTTAAGCTTAAGTTAGATCATTATCAACTAGGTCGTAAATAGTATAATACTAActtgaaatttattttgaaatctataaatacagatATTTATGATATTGTGGTAGCTTGGTTACATTCATTGCATATTTATTGTTAACACAGTTGAACTCTTACTAACTTAACATGAGAGTATCTTTTACATGTAACTCTTCAATTCAACCAAAtagtgattaatataaaatgaagaaaaaacttTAATCTGTacttaaagtttgaaaattattataaaaaaaagacttaATCTCGATTTATAAACCGAaagagaaattattatttttatcaaacaaatgatatttgttaatattttgttaCTGTAAAAGAGTTTAAATCAATTactttttattcctttttcaaaCTCTTCAAAGTAACATTATCTCCCAAATTTTATAAGAGAAAGTTAAACTCCATACTTgtcctatttttctttttaaattgttattaagTCAACCATATAACTCCTATAACATATGTGTACGTGTAGAGTATGATGGAACTCAGATATATTCTTCTGCCTATATAGCGAACGTATCAGgtaaagaaatttttattaattatgattgaagaagagaagaatatacagttaaaagtaaaataatgtaATCATTAGTTAGCAATTATTCACGTGCAACTATAGTTCAGATTTACTGATTTCATTCTCTATTAAACACTCTTCTGAGTCTGCACATTCCATGTATAGAAAGACAAGAGTTTGACTCCATTTTGAACCACCATCATAcacatattatctcatttcttctttcatttgaaaatctgtccccttttctttttcagtgAATGCCTACTAAATCAATGCTTCTATAcgtaatatttttgttttcttcagaAAAGGGCTTTATGTATTCGTTTTCATACTGAATTACTTGATGAGAAGGGAAGACCACCATATTAAAATCTCGGCTCTTTTTCTGCCGCCACCCACCTACTCATTCGCCATCAGTGATTAGTGGTTACTCATCAAGAAGATAAACACATTTCATCATTCTGTGAGTGTGATGTTTAAAATTTGGACTCTGCAAGCCCTTTTAAGCCTTTTTGATATCGGTAGCTTTTTCCTCCTTTCTTGGGGGTTCAGTCAAACCGAACTCCAACCACCTTTTCGTATGTGTATAAATATGGTCAAATAAATGTTGAAAACGAAGGTTTGCTTTTTGACAAAGACATTCACTGTTAATCGTTTCCTGTTACCTTTTCAGGATCCAATGTTAAAGTAATCGTTTCTGATGCTCCATTGGTTGGTGCCATTATCACACTTTCGGCATCTTAATCAACTTTCTCCGCCAAGCTCCACTCACCAAATGTGTTCTAGTCTGGGAGACAAATATTCTAATTCTAGCCATAGTCTTTGTAGACTGATCACAAAACAACTCTTACGATTCCATGGTAAAAACTCTACTACATATGCtttacatatataaattcaaCTGAAACCTTTTTTTCATACCACGTCTCTCTCATTTCTTAAAAGCAAATATAACTAATGGCTGCAGGCCACAACTTCAAGTTATACATTTATAGTGTTACACAACACTGTTGAAGTCATGTTTTTATATCAGCACTGTCACATCTGATAGGATTTCTACAGTGTTCgctctctctcactctctttttCTATCCAGTTTGGCATAATCACGTCATTATGAACATGCAAAACCGATGTAACAGACAGTTGGAGAGAAAAACACGAGGCCAAAGGCAAGTAAACTATATGGTTCAACGGGTCAGCCAAAATTTCGTGGTAGTTTTAATTAGATTTCCAATTTAAAAGTAGACTgttattaaacatttaaatcatatttaattgtcatataatttattgttcAAGACAGGAGCTGAATACAAAGgctaaattaaacaaaaccaTGGTACCTTGAAGTCAAGGAGTTGGTCGCAGCCACGTGGTTGATCCTACCGAGGTGAATGGGCATATACGATAATAGCACAGCACTTTCGCACATGTCCCGTGGCGTGCACAACGAACACGCGCCAAGCGTCGAGCCAGAATTAGAAGGGC
This genomic window contains:
- the LOC108333198 gene encoding ATP synthase small subunit 6-A, mitochondrial; translated protein: MRLFDPWSVFFKREWKRNWPFLVGFAVTGTVITKFSLGLTEEDAKNSKFVQAHKR
- the LOC108333315 gene encoding aquaporin TIP1-2 encodes the protein MPISRIAVGNSSELSHADALKAALAEFISMLIFVFAGEGSGMAFNKLTNNGSATPAGLVAASLSHAFALFVAVSVGANISGGHVNPAVTFGAFVGGHITLFRSILYWIAQLLGSVVACLLLKFATGGMETSAFALSSGVGAGNALVFEIVMTFGLVYTVYATAVDPKKGDIGIIAPIAIGFIVGANILAGGAFDGASMNPAVSFGPAVVSWTWANHWVYWVGPFAGAAIAAVVYEILFITQNTHEQLPVTDY